In the genome of Anguilla anguilla isolate fAngAng1 chromosome 15, fAngAng1.pri, whole genome shotgun sequence, the window CCAAGCTCATAGCATAGAAATGGGAAAATACACAAAAGCATTTGATTTACTCATGTCAAATGCATGTCATTGAATGCTGCCCATCCTTGATCACAAAATGCATTCTGACAAACTGGGGATAATATAATGCTGTTTACGGGCTAATGACTAAAATGAGTATTATTAATCAATTCAAATATTTGTACACATGTACTTAGAAACAATAAATGATACTTCAGCATTTAGGAGAGGTTCTTATAAAGAGGCCCTTATATTACATCTATCATTTTATAGTTAtaaattcaggttaaataccttgctcaggggcacAACAGTAGTGGCAGAGCTGGGAACGAGCTTGAAAATTAAGGTTTCAAGCACAGTTTAGTAACCAATTCAGTAAAAAGTTTACTACATTGCCATCCAGTGCAACACAAAAATGTGGCAAACAAATCAAGCAGGATAATTAAAACCAGAACATTTCCACTTAAAGTAACTCAATATTTTCGAGATGATGTGGTATGAAACATATCAATATTATATGAGAAATATAAACAGCAGAATCTCAATTTGTAAAGATGGCTATTTTTTCTGGccatgtgacatcacagccaaaGCCATCTTGACCTCAGCTTAATATCTTCAAAAATCAAACTTGTTGCCTTACTGGTGTCTATTAGTGTAATCCAGCTCCCTCTATAGGCCAAAGATAATTTACAGGATAAGTAACGAAGCCAAATCACACTGATCTTTTCTTCTACGTTCACACCAAagttcaatgcagttaaatgtgtgcgttaatgtaataaatgaatgCCAGCAGCTCTACTGTTCTTTAATACCAAAGATACAACAATCTGAGCAAAATTGTTcccagataataataataataataataatgtttaaacCTTACAGCCCCATCACTACTTTTAAGATATCACAGAAGTCCCTGCTGAGTCTCACAGGTGTTACAAGCACATGAAGCATCTGAGTAACAGGAGGCTGAAAGATATtctctgtttgtgtgaaagtgttTCAATAGCCATATCAGAAACTTGGATGACTTTGGTCCATGTGAGCCAGAACTTAATTCAAAGAGCAATACTAGGCTAAATACGATATAAGATCAATCTTGGAGTGATTGCATAGAACACAAACCTGTCAGCTGCTGTTATCCAACTTGTTTTAGAAGAGAAGAATTAATTGCACATGGTAATTAGAatttgatcacaaaaaaatgccTGCCTTTTTCTACATATGTAAAGGGCaccaaagacattttttaaagtcaggGCCTATTTGGCTAAAGATTTTACAACAGGGTGACACAACATTAGTAGAAGCAGATGTCCAAGGCTATGAGAagttaaatgtattcattatctTTGGGATTTAGAGATTTAAAATAATCCAACTAGACCTTGTGTATTAACACTGCATcactgcagtactgacagaAAATAGTGACTTTTTGTGAGCATATTAGAAAAATCTATATTGAGACTATACTAGCTATAGATTTAATaaccatttccatttttgctTGGCAATAGTGTCCTGAGAATGTAATACTAGCAGTGTATACATTATTTGAGCAGTGTATgaaagcaattttatttttaaaattgctaCAAATTATGCaatattaaacttttaaatTCTGCAAAGTTTCCAAACAATTTaacaatgtaataataataattaattaataataaataaagacttTAATTAATACTTGGTGTTCACATCAGCAGCAATGCAAAACTTTATGCCAGACTTGTCGGCCTTATTAGCCATGTACTGGAGAGAGCTACTGTTCCCAGGAGGATATATTGCACTTTACAACCAATTCCAACTGTGTTTATCTGTAGTACTATTGATTCTTAAAATGCATGTTGACTAAACCATTTACGAGGCCAGTTAAAACCATATTAATGGTTTTGCAAATGtaacattatatattatatttaaattaatttttaaatttacaaataaaaagtgTACATTCTCTGTTGGAGAAGTGTTCTGTATCATATGCATCAGGGTGTATTGACACAAGCTTATTATATGGCTGCTGAgactatttttttctcatgcatTTGAAAATCAATCTTTTTTTAGAACTAAGAATGTTTCACATAATCTGCTAACACACTGTGAGGTGCTTTTTTGTTCCATTTGCTTTCAAGCAAAgaattctctctttctgtgttatTCAAGAACAATATAGACATGGGCCTCACCTCACAAATGCTCTCTGTGGCAGATAATAACCCTTTAGAGTACTCTCTGAATCCTGGTTAACACTGGCCCTCTGTGACATGTTGCCCTGTCAGGGTTTCACACAATGTGACCACAGATTCTTTAGACGTCAAGTCATGTATAAAAGTGGCAGAAATTCACTGTCACATGTGCAATTCTGGGGACGAATAACTCACCATGACCATGGGCAAGGTAATTGGATCCTTCACTTAAACAtgtctaaaaacaaaaaaaaatatatatggtcAAAATTTCTTCAATCCTTCAAAATTCTACTATAATTTCCTTCCAGATCATCTTCTACGAGGACAGGAACTTTGGCGGACGGTCCTATGAGTGTATGAGCGACTGCGCTGAGCTCACCTCCTACCTGAGCCGCTGTCACTCCTGCAGGGTGGAGAGCGGCTGCTTTATGGTCTACGACCGCTCCAACTACATGGGGAACCAGTACTTTGTGAGGAGGGGAGAGTACTCTGACTACTCCCGTATGGGCATGAGCGACTGCTTCAGGTCCTGCCGCATGATCCCCATGGTGAGAACAGCTTGTGATTAGACTGAATATCCTGTATAATTGGAGGCAATTAGCAGCTAATGCTAATATCCAGACATGAATATATGACTATATCTTTTTTAATATCAAGTTTAATTCCTTCAGTATTACATGTTAGGgacaattaaatgtatttcacatatGCAATTTGTTGTGTCCTCTGAATTTTCTGATGGATAAAGGTTGCAATAAACCATTTGTCAACAGCACAGAGGATCCTTTAGGATGAGGATCTACGAGAGGGAGAACTTTGGAGGTCAGATGATGGAGATGATGGATGACTGTGACTCCATCATGGACCGTTACCGCATGTCTGACTGCCagtcctgcagtgtgatggaCGGCCACTGGCTGATGTACGAGCAGCCCCACTACAGAGGCAGGATGATGTACATGAGGCCTGGGGAGTACAGGAGCTTCAGAGATATGGGATACAGCAACATGAGATTCATGTCCATGAGGCGCATCATGGATTCCTGTTAGTTTGTTGACCACGATTAGAGTCAAGTTTTAATAAAGTtcaattttaaaacactgttgTCAGACCAAATTTATTGTCATGAAATTGGGAAATGACTTCCATTCCCCAGCAATTCCATGGAGTAGAATTGAGAAGATAGGTCTTAACCCATGTATGTGGATAGTGTCTCTCTGTTGTACAACTGGCTGAACAGAACATCCAGCCTACTTGTAGGAATTTTacacttttatattttaaagaaaggaCTGGAAGGAAACTGAGATTTAACTAAACATACTATTTCAATTGAATAGGATTTTATAATAACAGTAAAGTTCTCAAACGTGTTTCAAGTAGTGATGACAACAAAATGCTATCTTGTGACAGTATGCGAATGCATCATCATTTAGGCTTTTGTTGAGCATATATGTCATAATCTGGGACTTTTTGAGAACCTTCACAGAAATCCTAAACAAATAATTAGGGAAAACTTTTAACATCTAGTAATTGATCTATGTAGACGACCTGCTGGCCACCTGAGATCACTATAATTTCAGGACAATGTAGTATGGACTAGAATATAACATGGACTCAGCACTGATTTTAACAAAACGGCTCTAGAAAAAGCAGGGCTAGCCATTCAATGGCCACAGGAATgcaaacactggaaaaaaaaactgcacagatACAGAGTCAACAAACAACATTATTAGTAGCCTTTGTGACAAGGATACAAATATCTTTTGTTTTCAGCAGCAGTGTATTCTTTTCTAAAAAGCTGACCTGCAAAgttgaatgatttaaaaaacaatgcgCCTGTTTTTCTGCGTGTATAAAAGGCTCTGGCACAATCCTGTTGCTGTTTTAGTGCGACCAAAGTTAGGCAAACACAATGGGAAAGGTAAGAATGATTGTTTTTCTGTCAGTTCAGGCCGTGTGTACAGATTGAAGTGTGACTGTTCTGACTGTTGAATCATACCTGCACAGGGTGGAACTGTGAACAACTGAACCTTGTTTTCAGATAATCTTTTACGAGGACAGAAACTTCCAGGGCCGGTCCTACGAGTGCAGCAGTGACTGCGCTGACCTCCACTCCCACTTCAGCCGCTGCAACTCCATCCAGGTGGACAGCGGCTGCTGGATGGTCTACGAGCGCCCCAACTACTTAGGGTACCAGTACTTCCTCCGGAGGGGTGAGTATCCAGACTACCAGCGATGGATGGGCTTCAACGACTGCGTCCGATCCTGCCGCATGATCCCCCAAGTAAGCAGCCGCCACAGAATTATTACCTCATTGTGGCTTGCCATAACTTGgattaatattaatactaataTTAATGTTGTCTTGCTTTCACTTTCTCCAGCACCAAGGATCTTACAAAATGAGGATCTATGAGCGTGCAGACTTCGGGGGTCAGATGATGGAGTTCACTGATGACTGCCCCTCCCTCTACGACCGCTTCCACTACAACGACATCCACTCTTGCAATGTCATGGAAGGCCACTGGCTGTTCTATGAGCACCCCAACTACAGGGGGCGCCAGTACCTGCTGAGGCCCGGAGAGTACCGGAGGTACAGCGACTGGGGCGGCATGAACCCCAGGATTGGGTCCATCAGACGCATCACATATCCCAAttagacacacaaaaaatgtgtggAGCCAAATAAAACAGTCATCCAGTCAACCGcccttgtattttttattgtagaaATAAGTTCTACTGTTCAAGGTGTtactatattttacattataagAGAcctcttatatattttttggtttatgCAATACATATCAAAGTATTTCAATATGTGTTACAGAGATCAATACCATCTCTACCACatgatgttttttaaaatatatatatattgttctAAAGATTCTATTTCAAAAGCCAACATGACATTTCATAGCATCAAAATATGATAAATTAGTACTCAGGTTTCCAGAAAAGATGCATATTATATGAGTTGGTCCAGCAGTAAAATTTGAATTCTTTAccccaaaaaataaactattacCAACTATACACTGTAGGTTTGTTCTGTAGTTTTATTTGAGTGCATTACATGCTAATTTGACATCAAATATTAGTGATGTGTGAGCAGCCAACATTCCTGGAAAACATtccattattttgtttcaagtCATAACCTAATAGCAGTTACAGCTAATTGGTCACAGAATGAGTACACAAATAATGTATTGGCCTGCAGATGGTGATGTATACCACATCAGAGTAAGAAATTAGTCAGGCACATAACTATGAGGCTACAGTTTATCAGGAACACCacgcagggaacacacacacacacacacacacacaaatgcaatgtAGGTGTATAAAACTGAAACTGCTTGCTCTTAAATgaccagaaaataattttctatattattattgagacacattgtttggtttttaaaaataataattcactgAATCACTTCGAATACTGACATTCTCTGCCATACCATGAATGGAGCTGAATTTAACAAGCAGATGGACTGATGGCAAAGGGTTGTAAAGTGTTAATGCGGAAAACCAGCCAATCCTGTCCCTccagtctacaccctccccagaccgacagaggatagtgcatcgaccaggactgtggctGGTCCACACGGgaaattggtataacgactaaattggggagaaaatgggagaaaaatggcaaaaaaagaagaaaaaaaaaggaaatactcTCTGAAACTGTTCAAAGTGGAAACTCTGATTCCAGACCTGGGGGGGCCGTCCACACAGGTTGATAATTTATTTGTGGTGGTTGACTCCATGTATGCGTTCAGGGGGGGCGGTTTGTACTGTTTAATAAATTGTATTGTAACTATTAAGATGTGTATTTGTCTGCGCAGcaaaatttaataacattttgttttcggctctttatttatttcttcatattttgtGTTAgggaaattattataattttttttttgtgtgtgtgtgtgtgtgtggccgtgtctccatataaaaatgaaatctgttTGGCACTGTTTGCGTCAAGTTGTATCGGTGATACCGAGAATGAACAGAATGTAAAAgaaatccaaaataaaacaatttttgtaGTAATGGTCTCAGTTACAGACAAACATTAATGCTAACAGAATGGTTTGGAGGATAATATAATCACATAAACATTCTAAACATGAGTTAAAGGGTTTAAAGTCATTGGTTCCTGATATCCAAAATGCCTTCATTTATTAACACAATGATTTTcatcaatttcaattaaagcaAGTAACCCTAACTGTTACTGTAACAGTAATGTTATGGTAACCTATCTACGTATGGTGCAGTtaatccctcctcctcctcttgtcTTGTATTTTTTGAAAGATTAAGTTTTGTATAAGCTACTCATCTCTGTCAGGAGTTAAAAGTTAACTCTAGCTAACTCTAGCAATTCCCATTTTCATTAACTAACTCTAGCTATCTAACCTAATGTTAGCAGGGTAAACGCTGATGCTTGCcaaatgctagctagctaacattaatcaAAATAATGTTGATGACTTTGCAGTCTTGGTTAGGGCAGAGGACAAGTTCTTTTGTAGAAACAATGCATAACAACAGGTAAATTTTATAAATTtcgaaaaatgtaaaatattttgttacatgGCATAGATACAGTCGTACGACTGTCCTTCTATTTATGTTTGCTTTCAGGCACTGATCCTCCCTGCTCTGTTGTACATACACCAGCtatgagagggaggggggcagggccagCTCACGCAGCCAAACAAGGGTCGGCTGTATGTCAATTtggaatttaaaagaaaaaataacaaatactcAAGTATAATGTATTACCTATGGAAATATATAATGTGTTGCTATAGAAATAAGCagctaaataccaaaaaaaatctttttgggtCGGGGGAAATCTATTAGGGCGGGCCgcccaaataaattaattgtatgggaaacactgGTGTGCACACAGAAGTATGATTACATTCATAGATGATTCTGATTCTTTGTGTGCTTATGAAATTGTcttaaatgttgttttccattttagtggaactgtcatttttttatgataaaaccagaaaataaaGGAACTAGAATTCAAATGTGCtgttgaaacatttatttaagtcTTTTCATCATCTAACAGGAATCCATGATGCGCCTCATGGACATGAATCTCATGTTGCTGTATCCCATATCTCTGAAGCTCCTGTACTCCCCAGGCCTCATGTACATCATCCTGCCTCTGTAGTGGGGCTGCTCGTACATCAGCCAGTGGCCGTCCATCACGTTGCAGGACTGGCAGTCGGACATGCGGTAACGGTCCATGATGGAGTCACAGTCATCCATCAGTTCCATCATCTGACCTCCGAAGTTCTCCCTCTCGTAGATCCTCATCCTGAAGTTTCCTCTGTGCTGTTGGTgagcaaataaaacagaaaattcaaaaaacagacatacagaagCTAATAAAACAGGAGGAACTTGGCAGAAGCATGCAATCAGTCCATTTTAAGTAGCACTGCAATGTCAGGTTTATGAAGGTGCTTGCGCAACCATACTTGCAGGAATTTACAAATGCATAGGTTTAGCCTAATATACATTCTCTAAACACGGGCCGCATGGGCTGCTAGTTCTTGGCCGTGATAGAACAGAACTCACCATGGGGATCATTCGACAGGAGCGGATGGACTCGAACATGCCCATGCGGGAGTAGTCAGAGTATTCTCCCCTCCTCAGGAAGTACTGGTTCCCCATGTAGTTGGCACGGTCGTAGACCATGAAGCAGCCGCTGTCCACCCTGCAGGAGTTGCAGCGGCTCAGGTAGGAGCTGATCTCGGGGCAGTCGCTCATGCACTCATAGGAGCGACCGCCGAAGTTCCTGTCCTCATAGAAGATGATCTGCAAACAAATTTATTGAATGTTATGGCCTTAAAGGGTGTCCAAAAACCAATTCGTTAACAGCACTACGAAAAGTTTCAATCAAAGTTTTAGGCTTAGTTGCCGTATGACTGAGTATTATAtatagtattattatatattatatatatactttagtgaaaaacaaaagcaacaagAATAAATTCTAGTGTTTGGCAGGTTTTGCAAAGTACTCGAccttttggaaaatgaaaaactgtaTCTAAATAAATAGACTTTATTACAAAGACATGTTCTCATCTATTATACATGTACAGACATGTATTCTCTGTTCAAGTCACCAAACAAACTACCTTCCAGCTACAAGCTACTTTTACAGACACCACAAAGTGTCAGTCCACAAATTCTAAAAATTTAAAACGGcagaaaaaacagcacatgCAGCATATATTATGCAATATacagttaatgtttttaacaggTTTTATTTATCGTTTTGTGTTAAATGattatcatatatatatatatatatatatatatgataatCATTTAATGTATTCAGAAAGACCTCAGACAGCACTACAGAGCTATCCTTACCTTGCCCATTTTGGAGGAGGTTTACAGCTCTTCAGTTGGCACTACCAATCCTCTGTTTGCTGGTTGTTTTTATACAGTAAACATGGGGGCATGATGCGTTGTTATTCAAATAGAAGAAGCTGATGACTAAGCGGTATGACTTTCGCTGAATGCggacaaaaaagaacaatagtTGACATCCATACATTTCTGGCAGTAGTCGCTTGCATTGTCTGGTACAACATAAGCATATGCTTTGTTTGCTGTTAAAATGAGAATGTTCCCCTGGCTGAATAATTACCATACACATAAAGGGTTCCAAAACAAGTCTGgattctcacaaaaaaaaaaaaaaaacacctaaaaagaaatagaaataaaaatgagaaggtGCTATAACAATTATAGCATGTCCTTTTCATACAATTGCAAATCATATTTTAGTCATTTGGaaggcacttttatccaaagcgacttacaaaagTGAATTTTATATGGTAAACAAACATCGCTTGAGATATGCAACGTTTCAAACAAACAAGTGGCACCACCATCAATGTGCATGCAAAATGAAGGGAGAGGAACAGAACATGTAATTTATCAAATTGGTACAGTATATCTACTGTTTTCTTAATACCACCC includes:
- the LOC118213803 gene encoding gamma-crystallin M3-like, producing MTMGKIIFYEDRNFGGRSYECMSDCAELTSYLSRCHSCRVESGCFMVYDRSNYMGNQYFVRRGEYSDYSRMGMSDCFRSCRMIPMHRGSFRMRIYERENFGGQMMEMMDDCDSIMDRYRMSDCQSCSVMDGHWLMYEQPHYRGRMMYMRPGEYRSFRDMGYSNMRFMSMRRIMDSC
- the LOC118213798 gene encoding gamma-crystallin M2-like; amino-acid sequence: MGKIIFYEDRNFQGRSYECSSDCADLHSHFSRCNSIQVDSGCWMVYERPNYLGYQYFLRRGEYPDYQRWMGFNDCVRSCRMIPQHQGSYKMRIYERADFGGQMMEFTDDCPSLYDRFHYNDIHSCNVMEGHWLFYEHPNYRGRQYLLRPGEYRRYSDWGGMNPRIGSIRRITYPN
- the LOC118214373 gene encoding gamma-crystallin M3-like, which codes for MGKLQIIFYEDRNFGGRSYECMSDCPEISSYLSRCNSCRVDSGCFMVYDRANYMGNQYFLRRGEYSDYSRMGMFESIRSCRMIPMHRGNFRMRIYERENFGGQMMELMDDCDSIMDRYRMSDCQSCNVMDGHWLMYEQPHYRGRMMYMRPGEYRSFRDMGYSNMRFMSMRRIMDSC